The following is a genomic window from Pan paniscus chromosome 6, NHGRI_mPanPan1-v2.0_pri, whole genome shotgun sequence.
TTGCCCATCCTGCAGGGATTGCCCACCATCTTCCAGACACCCCACCTGAGGGGGGCATCAGGTTTAGTGCTGCTGCTTTCACTGCTGCACCCGCGCCCTCGGCTGGCCCCCCGAGCAGCCTTTGTACTCTGCTTGCGGAGGGCTGGGAGACGCCCTGACCCTCCAGGACATTCCCACCCTCCCCCATGCTGCCAGGTTGTAGctatagctacaaataaaaaaaaaccttgttttcCAGAATTCTCAGTAGTCAGCTCTTTTGTAGTGCCTACAGCCCTCATGGGTGGGATGGAGGCAGAAAATCAGTTCctgtttatttacaaaaatatatatatgtgtatgtatgtatatatattaaccCCTCAACTCCCTCCCATGATCATCCTTTTACTTCTACCCCCACCTCCCTTTTAAAACAAAGAGGTTTTCTGGGGTGCAGAGCAGGGTTCTCCTGAAAGTGGGCAGAAGCAGCACCGATAGCCTAGTCTGGCAGGTTGTGGGAAGGGGCGCAGGGAGTGACCATGAGCGACCTTGGCCCCGTCCTTCCTCCTTGCACCCTGATTGGGCATGGGGTGAGAGGAGGGATCAGTCCTTGAATCCCTGAATACTGCAAAGAATGCGCTTCTGGTGCCCGGGCAGTGTGATTCCCATCTGCGTCAGGTCCCTGTGGGCAAGAAAGGGTGGGGGCATGAGTCCGGAGGCTCCACCCCCGCAGCCCTCCCCTGCCCAGACAGCTCCAGCTCCTTACTCAGCGGTCAGCTCCAGCACACACTCCATGGTGTCCAGCCCAGCCGAGTGGAAGTGCAGGATGTAGCGTTTCATGCGTATGGACTCGAGCCACTCAGAGACGGTTCGATACGGGATCCCATCTGAGCCGCTCAGGCTGGGCAGGCGAAGAGTCACCCTGTGGGATATGGGCATGTCAGTCACAGCGGGTACAGGGGCTGATCTGGTTGGCCTTGGCCTCTGAGCATCAGCAGCCAGCACTGAAGTTCAGTGTCTGGGCACAGAGGTCATCTAGACTGTGGATTGACCCCCACCATTATCTCTGAGCCCACTTCCTGGCCTGTTTCCTGATGTGCTCACAACAGTGGACTGGCTGACAGTCCTGCTATGTCGACAGGCCTATAGGAAGGGACTGTCCTGGGAAGCCCCAACAGAAGGGGATCACCAGCCGGTCTCCTGCTGGAGTGGCCGGTTCTGGGCACCTGACTGAGGGCTGGTTAAGACATGGAAGTCTCCTGTCTGAGAGGAAGCTGAAAGTAGGAGAACAGAGGCCTGGCACCTGGGCGTGGTCCTGCctttttccatagtggctgcttGAGTTCCGGGAGCAGTCCTTCCTCACCACCTTCGACTTCAGTTGTTATTCTTGCACTCTGACACCCACAATACAATGAGTGTTCCTGTACTAAAGCTCGCCAGAGCCAAAAACCATTAGCAAAGTAAATCTGCTGGGGGAAAAAATATCCAGCATTCCAGAAAGATTAGCACATGTAGTCTCCAGTGTATGAGGGAGTTGTGCtccaaaagatagtttcaaaagTTGGAACTTAGAGCATGTTTTCTCCCAGAAACAAGGTTATATATGGTGGTTGGATACAGAggccagttggccaggctggctacCCAATAAAGCACTTGAAGAACAGCCTTGCCTGCTTCCCCAACCTGAGCGCTCCCCTACCCCCTCATCAGTTCATTCTCTACACTCAGGCCATATTTTTGGTAAAATGCAGCTCTGACCATGTCCCCCCCTCCTGTGGACAGTTTTTAAGAATTGGTTCtccaggccaggcgaggtggcccacgcctgtaatcccagcatattgggaggccgaggtgggcggatcatgaggtcaggagttcgagaccagcttggccaacatggtgaaaccccgtttctactaaaaatacaaaaattagctgggcatggtggcatgcgcctgtaatcccagctactcaggaggctgagacaggagaatcacttgaaccctggaggtggaggctgcagtgagttgagattgcgctgcgttactccagcctgggcgacagagcaagactccgtctcggggtggaaaaaaaaaacaacaactctgCACTCATGGTAAAATCCAAACTTCTCAACAGGGCTGGTCCTCTTTGTGTTGACTGGTTGTCTCTCCAGCCTCATGGCTGCTATTCCTAAACACGATGCTGCAGTCATCCTGCACTATCTGCAACCTACCAGCCCTCAGCTCCCCATAGACTAGCCATGTGATCCAGGAGCCTTCCCAAACCCTGCAAGGCTGCTCCTGCCTACCCCACCCCAGTCTGGCTGCCCAAGCTCCCTGGAGCAGGTACCAGGTAATAAGTGCAGCTGTATCTCCAATGTCCAGCAAACAGCTTGCACCAGTAGGTCTTCCAAAACTTCATGAATGGATGACCCTTTCCTTCACATGCAGAAATATTTCTATGGGGAAGGGGATGCATCCCAAGAATGGGCCACAGTACAACACAGTGGGATTGGCAAGGATGGCTCCGGGAGTGTCCTAGGTGAGGCTGCCTGAGAAGGGAAAAGATgggccccccacccccaagcccaGGTGAAGTGAGGGAACTGGGGCCCAGCCGTAACTGATTTTCTGCAAATATGCGTAATCTAAAGCTGACCTCTTGGACTCTCCCCAAGGGCACGTCTTGCCTCATACACTGGACTTGGTCCAGAGCTCCCCGGGCCCAGCGCTCAAAGAGGATTGGCTGAATGCCCATTTCCACTCTCCTAGCGCTGCCTCTGGGTTCCCTAGTCCTTCCCCTGCATGGTTACCTGGGGTCAAAGTTGGCAATGGTCCGCAGGGAGTGGGGGTTGGCAAGCAGTTGCTCCAGATGTGCCTGAAGCTTCTGGAAGTGTGGCCGGCGGGCACGGTCATATGCCCAGCAGTTCTTCATGAGCTCATACAGAGGGGCAGGGCAGTCCACAGGAGGGGGCAACCGGTACCCATCCTCAATACTCTTCATAACCTGCACGGCGGGACAGGAGGATGCTCTAGAGTAGCAAGCTAACCTGGAGGCCCATGAGAAACCGATGGTCACACAAGATAATTGCAGTGGAGATCCTAGGCACgatgggaggaggtgggaggaccagggtgggaggatcagtgGGAGGATCAGGGTGGGAGGAGTAAAGAGAGCAGGGCATGAGGTGAAGGACCAGAGGAGCCAGGAGTACAGAAAAACTGAAGGtcatgaataaataaagatatttgCAGGAAAAGGCCATGGGAGGACCTTGAGAGGGAATAAGAGGTGTGAACTGGAGACGAGATGAGGAAGAATATTCTGGGCTCACCTCCTGATTGCTCATCTCCCCATAAGGCTTGTCCCCAAAGCTCAGCACCTCCCACATCACAATCCCAAAGCTCCACACATCGCTGGCTGTGGTGAAGATCCGATGGGCAATGGCTTCAGGGGCTGTCCAACGGATAGGGATCTTTCCTCCCTAAGAAGGCACATGGGTCAGGGACGGAAAGTTATGGTGTCCACCTGAGCACGAGTCTTTGTGcttcttttattgtatttttgttttattttttttgagacagagtctcgctctgttgctaggctgcagtgcagtggcgcaatctcggctcactgcaacctccacctcccaggttcaagcgattctcctgcctcagcctcctgagtagctgggactataggcgcctgccaccacgcccagctaattttttgtatttttagtagagacggggtttcaccatgtttgccaggctggtctcgatctcctgacctcgtgatccacctgcctcggcctcccaaagtgctgggattacaggtgtgagccaccgtgcctggccaagtcttTGTGCCTATATACACGTGACTGTATGAATGGCATGTTATGGGGCAATGTGAATGTGCACTGGGTTTGTACCAGCCTCTAACCTGGGTTTCGTATGTGCCATCAAAGTCATCCAGGAGGCGAGTCAGGCCAAAGTCAGACACCTTGCAGCACAGGTTTTGATTCACCAAGATGTTTCTGGCAGCCAGGTCCCGGTGGACATAATTGTGATTACTGAGGTAGTTCATGCCAGATGCTATGCCCTGCAGCATGGCCACTAGCTGCCCAGGGACCAGCTGGTCCTCCCGCTCCTGCAGCAGGGTGAGTGGGTGAGTCAGGGGATGGGCCAGGTCTCCTCCCAGTGCCCAGGGTACCATGGTGCATCCCCCTCCCCAGCTAGTcctctgccctcctcaccctcAGGAAGGCATCCAGGGCTCCATTCTCCATAAATTCTGTGATGATCATGATCGGCTTTCctgagacacagacacacatatcaCACTCAGAACCGGGCTTCCTGCCCTTGGCCACACATCCTCCCTACACTTCCAGTGGTTTCACCCCTCTTTCCTGCATTTCCTGCCCCCAGCTGAGGGAGACCACTCATCGTACGCTTTGTGACGACGCCTTCCAGATGCAGAATATGCGGGTGGCTAAACTGGCCCATGATAGTTGCCTCTCGAAGGAAGTTCCACCACTGGCCACCTGGGGATGTGTCTTTTAAGGTCTTAATGGCCACAGTCTTGCAGTCCTGGCTGGGGAGCCTCAGGGTCCCTCGATACACTTCCCCAAACTCTCCTGGGTAGAAAGAAAACAGGCTGTGGCCCGATGCACTGCAGGGCTCCTCCAGGGGACAGGCAGCAACCCCTCCAGTCCTCTGGCCCTTTTCTTTTCTGGAGAATCAGAAGCGTGGAGTGCCCTTCCTGGGACAGGGCGTGGGCTGTCCTTCCTGGGGAAGGTCAGAGtctggagctggagtgcaatgccgtgaCCTATTCACCACTGTCTCCCAGTGTTTGCACAGTTCTTGGCTCACAATAGGCGCTCGGCAACCGCAGGGTGAATGAACCCTGTGGAGCGGGACTGGGCCGTGCTCATGAAGAGCAAGCTAGTGCGGCGCTAGTACCCAAGTGGCAGGGATGCTGGCTATGGCCGCCTCTCTTCTGTGAGCTCCTCTGGTCCCAGCTTGCCTGGCTCAGCTGCACAATTGGCAAGGACACCACCAAGCTTTGTTCTCCACTGAGATCCATTTCCTCTGGTGACCCAAGGGAACAGGGCAGCCCAAGGACACTGGGCCTCTGATGGGGTGGAATGCCAGGCTAGGGAGGGAATGAGTCCTACATTTGGGCATCATCACAGAACATCCGGACCCTCAGCACAGCAGCACCTCTGTGGATGAAAACAGTGTATTTAATGCCCTTTATCAGAAACTCCAAAACCACAGAAGCAAGTGTGTAGGAGACAGGGGTTGCTCCAGGGCACCTGATGAGGGGTTTTTAACAAGAACACAATGGTTCAAAGAGGATACAGAGCAGAGCAGAGTGAGTACCTCTGGAAACTCTTGGACCAGAGAAGCCAGCTGGGCTGCCCAGGGAAGCGCTGGAAGGAAGGGGCCTGCTGGTGGCTCTGTGCTGCCCCACACGGCGGGGGGCCTGCTGCGGTGCACAGCAGGACTCACCTTCTCCTATGACAGTGTCCACCATCAGCCACGCTGGATCAAGCTCCCGGGTAAAGTCCAAGGCTCCCTGTGCAGGGTCCTCGTATGCCTGGAGGTCCACATAGGGCTTCAGCCACAGCTTGTCCTCTATGGGCAGAACATGAGGTTGGGGAGTACCAACATCCGGGCTCAGGAGTATGGGGGTCAGGAGAAGGGCCAGCAGCGGACCACACACTTCTCCACACCTCCCTGTTTCCCAAGGTGACTCCTGtttgggctgaggtgggagaaagtCTCCAATTAGCAACTAGGCCTTTCTTCTCCCTGTCTATGCTCCAAGCTCCACTGTCTTCACTCCACAAGGTCCAGGGCGGTGGCCAGGATCCACACCCGCAGAGCATATTTGCTGCCTGAGTTGCCCAATCTTCTCAGCGGCCGGTCCCCACACTGCTCTGGTCAGTCACACCTCGTTCACATTCCCAGACAGAGCCGCGCATGGCTCCCACCCCGGTTGCCCGGATGGACCCCTCACTCTCCCCTTTGTGGGTCACCTAATGAGGTGACAAGCAAGAAGCTCATAAGCCTCGGAGGACGTCAATCCTCCTCCCGCCTGGCCTCGGCCCACAGGCCTGGCCTCCAGGATGGGGAGGGCTGTCCAGAGCCCAAGGTGACAAGACAGCGGCACCAGCAGTGAACGGACACTAACAGATAATTGCATCAGAGCCACTGGGGGGCTACCAGTACATAGTTAATTAACCAAAGTTAATTAGGTAGCAAAACACAAGAGCCCTGGGGACAACAAACCCCACATGTGCCCCCAGAGTTGGCCTAGCAAATGTGTCCCTTGATCCCTTCCCAGTGGCatctcccaacacacacacacacacatgcacacacaggtgtGCACATGCACGTGGGGACACATGCAGGTGCACCCGACTCACCTCGATCCACATCGGTGGCACGGTCACGCTGCCTCTGCTGCCTCTGCCGCTGGGCTCTCCTGCGGGGGTTGGGGACCAGCTCCTTCAGGGCCCCAGGACCACCTCAGGGGTCCGAGGGACTCTGGCTGAATCTTCCCCAGAAACGGGCTGGGAGGGCAGGATGGGTTTTGGTACTAGGGGATGGGAGGGTCGTTGGGGCTGCAGTCAGGGGCTTCTGACCCAGGGCTGGTggttggggagggggcaggagctGGCACCTGGACCGGAAAACGAGAATCCCAAGCAGCAAGGCTGCACCAAGCAGCAGCCCAAAGATGACGGCTACGATCTCTCCTCCAGTCAGGCCCCTGGACACTGTAGGCACAAAGGGATGAGGAAGTGTTGGGACTCACAGTCCGTAGGAATGAGGGGGGTTAAAGGGCAGGGCCCTGGGTACACCTAGGGTCAGACCTTTCAGTGTGCATCAGGTCGGTGTCCATCCCCTACCCCCAGAAGaagggagtgtgtgtgcatgtgtgtagaggaagaggaagggtcgCTACGTGGAACAGGAGCTGAGGCAACAGGTGTATGTGTGTTGGGGCAGAGCACAAGATACCCCACCTGGTGGGCTGGTCCGAAACTCATGATCAGGGGAGAAAGGGCCAGGACCCAGTGGGGTCAGCATTCGGACTCTGACGATGTATGTGGTGTCAGGCTGCAGCTCTGTCAGCAAGACCCTGGGTTCTAGAACCATCTGGTACCGTTCTTCATCCTGTGGGTTGGAGTTGCATTAAGTGGGCAGTGCTGAGCCAGACCCGGGTGGATGTGATGGACAGCATCAGAGCACATGGGGAGGGGCTGGAGAGCAGAATGGTTAGGACAGGGTTCTTCATAGACTTTTGTCCTGAGAAAGCCACACAGTGGACTTCGGGTGGATTCCTCCCAACCCACACCCCAGGCTAGGAATGTTGGGGTGTGCCCGGGCATGGACACTGAAGACCATCTCTCAGTAGCATCCTGACCTGGTTCAGCACGTGCAGCTCATAGGTCAGGTTCGCCCCAGGGCTTCGGGGCCGGGACCCCGCCCAGGTCAGCTCTAGTTGCCTCGGTTCTTTCTTCACCAGTCTCAGAGACAGGCCTGACAGTGACTCTGGGGGTCCAGAGGGATAAGGTTGGATAtgtaaggaaaaaggaaataaccttAGTAACTTTTCTATGGCTTCCTGCCCATCAGTTTGTCCTGTGGTCTTAAGCCCTTCTGTCTCCACCAGGTCCCTGTCCCAGCCCCTCTCAGCCTCTCACCTGCATGCCCCATGCTGATGCTGACTGAGGTGCTGGCATGGCCAGAGCTGCCCAGCCCTGACACTCCATTTTGGGCTTCCACATTAAAGGTGTAGTTGGCATAAGGTTCAAGGCCATTGACATGCACTGCAGGTGTGGTGAGCCCCCGGGCCCCCGGCGAGAAGTGCACGCCCACCCCACAGGGCTGGCAGGGCCCCCCGTCCTGTGCTGTGCCCTGACACTGGGAACACCTCACACTGTATCTGACATCCTGGCGTCCCCCCGTATCTGCTGGAGGTTCCCAATGCAGGGAGAGCTGAGTCCCTGAGGCAGAGAAGCTCAGGTTTCGGGGGGCCGAGGGGGGGCCTGTGGGAGAAGAGGAGCCATCAGTAGAAGCCGACctcactgtcacccaagctgctgATCCCCGGCCTCCACCACCACCCAATTCTCGATGTCCTCTGAAGTCCTCTTGGGGAGATTTGATTTCTACTGGGTTTGACTACATCTCTGCATTCTTCTAGGGAGAGCAGGGTGCCAGGGCAGGGGCTAAAAGTGCCTGACACCCTGGACCATCTCCAATATCTGACAAGCTCTGGAAAAATCCAACCCTGACAAAGTCTCAGCAAAGATCCAGCCCCTCCCTCCAGATGGCCACGCCCCACCCCCTGGACTCACCTGTGCATGCCACCTGGGGGCCCTCCCCGGGAGCTCTGTAATGGCCGCTCTCACAGGTACAGATGGTGGCCCCCTCAGACTCAGCAGTGCTCTGCTGGGGGCACGTGAGACAATGGGGTGTGTCCATGTCCATCCGGTAGGAGCCGCTAGGGCAGGCtagagagagaaggcagcagaACAGTGGTTCTGTAAATGTTTTTACAGGCAGAACCACCACCACCCCTTCCTGCCCCAATCCCTTCTACTGGAAACAtctctgcatgtgtgtgtccaCTGCTCTGGGACACTCAGGTTAAAAACCCACTGAGGCGGAGCACTGGCCTCCTTCTCTGCCGGGGTACTCCTGCAATCCTCCCGAGTGGTTCCTCAGGTTCTCACCGCCTCCGTTCTTACCAACACATCCCTCGCCACTGCCACCTTCCTCATAGCCAGGCTCACAGTGGCACCGtcctacaggcaccagccactcGCCATCAGGGCTGCAGTGCATGCGGGGTGCACCTGAGGGCCTGGGGCTGGCCCGTGCGTGGGGCAAGCAGGTCCCCGCCACTTCCACCAACCCAGCGGGGCCAGGCAGAGTGTCTGGGAATTGGGCCAAGCCATTCAGGGTCTCAGGACAGCGCTGGTAGAAGACCCGGACAGACACCAGGGCCACACAGGCTCCTGGGTTGTGGAAAGCGAGGTAGAGGCCACGGCGGGTCAGGCGGCCCAGAGAGCAGCGCTCCACATTCAGCTTCATGGAGCCAGATGCAAGGTCTCGAATGGTGAAGCTCTGGTCTGCAGCCACCGTGGTTACCTGGGTAGAGGGTGGGGAAGAAAGGGGAGCAATGGCAAAGTCCTGCTTCTTTCCCACATAACAGAAACAATCGTTTGCTTAATACTTTCCACAACCATGAACAATGAGCCTTGTATGTGTGAGGTGCCAGGCTAAGCATTTTATGTGCATTATGCTATTTAGCTCATGCAATCCTCTTATGAGGTAGGATGGCTTATTGTCTCtatttaatagatgaggaaaccaaggctaaTAGAAGTTAAAGACCTTGtataagatcacacagctaccaCATCATGGGGCTAGGGCTGGAATCCAGGCATTGGGACTCTACAGTCCATAACATTTCTGCTATTCAGAGGCATTCCCAAACTCAGTGCCAATAACATGATGAGTTATAGAGCATATCATTATCAATTTATTACTAGTaacacattttacattttctctttggaAAGAAACAAGAGCAT
Proteins encoded in this region:
- the EPHA1 gene encoding ephrin type-A receptor 1 isoform X3 produces the protein MERRWPLGLGLVLLLCAPLPPGARAKEVTLMDTSKAQGELGWLLDPPKDGWSEQQQILNGTPLYMYQDCPMQGRRDTDHWLRSNWIYRGEEASRVHVELQFTVRDCKSFPGGAGPLGCKETFNLLYMESDQDVGIQLRRPLFQKVTTVAADQSFTIRDLASGSMKLNVERCSLGRLTRRGLYLAFHNPGACVALVSVRVFYQRCPETLNGLAQFPDTLPGPAGLVEVAGTCLPHARASPRPSGAPRMHCSPDGEWLVPVGRCHCEPGYEEGGSGEGCVACPSGSYRMDMDTPHCLTCPQQSTAESEGATICTCESGHYRAPGEGPQVACTESLSGLSLRLVKKEPRQLELTWAGSRPRSPGANLTYELHVLNQDEERYQMVLEPRVLLTELQPDTTYIVRVRMLTPLGPGPFSPDHEFRTSPPVSRGLTGGEIVAVIFGLLLGAALLLGILVFRSRRAQRQRQQRQRDRATDVDREDKLWLKPYVDLQAYEDPAQGALDFTRELDPAWLMVDTVIGEGEFGEVYRGTLRLPSQDCKTVAIKTLKDTSPGGQWWNFLREATIMGQFSHPHILHLEGVVTKRKPIMIITEFMENGALDAFLREREDQLVPGQLVAMLQGIASGMNYLSNHNYVHRDLAARNILVNQNLCCKVSDFGLTRLLDDFDGTYETQGGKIPIRWTAPEAIAHRIFTTASDVWSFGIVMWEVLSFGDKPYGEMSNQEVMKSIEDGYRLPPPVDCPAPLYELMKNCWAYDRARRPHFQKLQAHLEQLLANPHSLRTIANFDPRVTLRLPSLSGSDGIPYRTVSEWLESIRMKRYILHFHSAGLDTMECVLELTAEDLTQMGITLPGHQKRILCSIQGFKD
- the EPHA1 gene encoding ephrin type-A receptor 1 isoform X2, coding for MERRWPLGLGLVLLLCAPLPPGARAKEVTLMDTSKAQGELGWLLDPPKDGWSEQQQILNGTPLYMYQDCPMQGRRDTDHWLRSNWIYRGEEASRVHVELQFTVRDCKSFPGGAGPLGCKETFNLLYMESDQDVGIQLRRPLFQKVTTVAADQSFTIRDLASGSMKLNVERCSLGRLTRRGLYLAFHNPGACVALVSVRVFYQRCPETLNGLAQFPDTLPGPAGLVEVAGTCLPHARASPRPSGAPRMHCSPDGEWLVPVGRCHCEPGYEEGGSGEGCVACPSGSYRMDMDTPHCLTCPQQSTAESEGATICTCESGHYRAPGEGPQVACTGPPSAPRNLSFSASGTQLSLHWEPPADTGGRQDVRYKSLSGLSLRLVKKEPRQLELTWAGSRPRSPGANLTYELHVLNQDEERYQMVLEPRVLLTELQPDTTYIVRVRMLTPLGPGPFSPDHEFRTSPPVSRGLTGGEIVAVIFGLLLGAALLLGILVFRSRRAQRQRQQRQRDRATDVDREDKLWLKPYVDLQAYEDPAQGALDFTRELDPAWLMVDTVIGEGEFGEVYRGTLRLPSQDCKTVAIKTLKDTSPGGQWWNFLREATIMGQFSHPHILHLEGVVTKRKPIMIITEFMENGALDAFLREREDQLVPGQLVAMLQGIASGMNYLSNHNYVHRDLAARNILVNQNLCCKVSDFGLTRLLDDFDGTYETQGGKIPIRWTAPEAIAHRIFTTASDVWSFGIVMWEVLSFGDKPYGEMSNQEVMKSIEDGYRLPPPVDCPAPLYELMKNCWAYDRARRPHFQKLQAHLEQLLANPHSLRTIANFDPRVTLRLPSLSGSDGIPYRTVSEWLESIRMKRYILHFHSAGLDTMECVLELTAEDLTQMGITLPGHQKRILCSIQGFKD
- the EPHA1 gene encoding ephrin type-A receptor 1 isoform X4, with amino-acid sequence MDTSKAQGELGWLLDPPKDGWSEQQQILNGTPLYMYQDCPMQGRRDTDHWLRSNWIYRGEEASRVHVELQFTVRDCKSFPGGAGPLGCKETFNLLYMESDQDVGIQLRRPLFQKVTTVAADQSFTIRDLASGSMKLNVERCSLGRLTRRGLYLAFHNPGACVALVSVRVFYQRCPETLNGLAQFPDTLPGPAGLVEVAGTCLPHARASPRPSGAPRMHCSPDGEWLVPVGRCHCEPGYEEGGSGEGCVACPSGSYRMDMDTPHCLTCPQQSTAESEGATICTCESGHYRAPGEGPQVACTGPPSAPRNLSFSASGTQLSLHWEPPADTGGRQDVRYSVRCSQCQGTAQDGGPCQPCGVGVHFSPGARGLTTPAVHVNGLEPYANYTFNVEAQNGVSGLGSSGHASTSVSISMGHAESLSGLSLRLVKKEPRQLELTWAGSRPRSPGANLTYELHVLNQDEERYQMVLEPRVLLTELQPDTTYIVRVRMLTPLGPGPFSPDHEFRTSPPVSRGLTGGEIVAVIFGLLLGAALLLGILVFRSRRAQRQRQQRQRDRATDVDREDKLWLKPYVDLQAYEDPAQGALDFTRELDPAWLMVDTVIGEGEFGEVYRGTLRLPSQDCKTVAIKTLKDTSPGGQWWNFLREATIMGQFSHPHILHLEGVVTKRKPIMIITEFMENGALDAFLREREDQLVPGQLVAMLQGIASGMNYLSNHNYVHRDLAARNILVNQNLCCKVSDFGLTRLLDDFDGTYETQGGKIPIRWTAPEAIAHRIFTTASDVWSFGIVMWEVLSFGDKPYGEMSNQEVMKSIEDGYRLPPPVDCPAPLYELMKNCWAYDRARRPHFQKLQAHLEQLLANPHSLRTIANFDPRVTLRLPSLSGSDGIPYRTVSEWLESIRMKRYILHFHSAGLDTMECVLELTAEDLTQMGITLPGHQKRILCSIQGFKD
- the EPHA1 gene encoding ephrin type-A receptor 1 isoform X1; translation: MERRWPLGLGLVLLLCAPLPPGARAKEVTLMDTSKAQGELGWLLDPPKDGWSEQQQILNGTPLYMYQDCPMQGRRDTDHWLRSNWIYRGEEASRVHVELQFTVRDCKSFPGGAGPLGCKETFNLLYMESDQDVGIQLRRPLFQKVTTVAADQSFTIRDLASGSMKLNVERCSLGRLTRRGLYLAFHNPGACVALVSVRVFYQRCPETLNGLAQFPDTLPGPAGLVEVAGTCLPHARASPRPSGAPRMHCSPDGEWLVPVGRCHCEPGYEEGGSGEGCVACPSGSYRMDMDTPHCLTCPQQSTAESEGATICTCESGHYRAPGEGPQVACTGPPSAPRNLSFSASGTQLSLHWEPPADTGGRQDVRYSVRCSQCQGTAQDGGPCQPCGVGVHFSPGARGLTTPAVHVNGLEPYANYTFNVEAQNGVSGLGSSGHASTSVSISMGHAESLSGLSLRLVKKEPRQLELTWAGSRPRSPGANLTYELHVLNQDEERYQMVLEPRVLLTELQPDTTYIVRVRMLTPLGPGPFSPDHEFRTSPPVSRGLTGGEIVAVIFGLLLGAALLLGILVFRSRRAQRQRQQRQRDRATDVDREDKLWLKPYVDLQAYEDPAQGALDFTRELDPAWLMVDTVIGEGEFGEVYRGTLRLPSQDCKTVAIKTLKDTSPGGQWWNFLREATIMGQFSHPHILHLEGVVTKRKPIMIITEFMENGALDAFLREREDQLVPGQLVAMLQGIASGMNYLSNHNYVHRDLAARNILVNQNLCCKVSDFGLTRLLDDFDGTYETQGGKIPIRWTAPEAIAHRIFTTASDVWSFGIVMWEVLSFGDKPYGEMSNQEVMKSIEDGYRLPPPVDCPAPLYELMKNCWAYDRARRPHFQKLQAHLEQLLANPHSLRTIANFDPRVTLRLPSLSGSDGIPYRTVSEWLESIRMKRYILHFHSAGLDTMECVLELTAEDLTQMGITLPGHQKRILCSIQGFKD